AATTATCCTCTAAGCATATTATGTAAAAGGTGTACAGTCATTCATAATTTAGATATGAGGTAGATTCTTGTTACGCTTTATAAACTTTGGTTTATAATAACAGTTTTTTTTATCTATATAGGAGGAATCATTATGAATAAGGTTCAAATATTTTCAGATAGTACATGTGATTTAAGTAAAGAAGTAATCGCTCAATATAACATTAAAATCATACCTCTTTATGTGAGTTTTGGTGAGGATACATATCAGGATGGGATAGATATTAATACAAAGCAACTTTATAAGCAAGTTGAACGGTCAGGTTGTTTACCTAAAACGGCAGCCCCATCACCGGGTGTTATTTCAGAATATTTTAAACCCTACATTGAACAAGAAATGGATCTTGTATACATAGGAATTTCTTCAAAATTATCATCAACGATTCAAAATGCACTTATTGCTGCAAAAGAATTTGAGGAAGGACGAGTACACGTAGTTGATTCCTTAAATTTATCAACAGGTATTGGGTTATTAGTCCTGAAAGCAGCTAAGTTTGCATCAAACGGTGTATCTGCCATTAATATTGCTAATAACATTCGCAATTTAGTTCCTAACGTTAAAACTGCCTTTGTAATCGATACACTTGATTATCTTCATAAGGGTGGGAGATGTTCTGGGGTTCAACACTTTGTGACAAGTATGCTTAAAATCAAACCTATTATTCATGTTATAGACGGTCAGATGTCAGTAGGTGCTAAGCCCCGCGGTAAAAAGAAAGCTCTAAGTTTATTACTAAATATGATAAAGAATGACGAGAATTATCTAGATCCTGACTTTGTAATGGTTACGCATTCTGAAGCACCGGAAGCCGCCATTATTCTAAAGGATGCTCTTAGTATGAATAAAGGAATTGATACGGTCCTTGAAACAGAAGCCGGCTGTGTGATCTCAAGCCACTGTGGAAAAGGAACAATTGGGATTCTGTATATAACAAAATAATAGTTGTATTATAAGTGTACTTACTTAGTACACTTTTTTTATTTAAATTTTTAGTTTGTCATTAATTTTCTATTAAAAATGGATTGATCCAATACTACTAACTGGATAAATCCATTTTTCAACATAAATTACAAAACCATCAAAGATAATTATTAAATATTTTATCAGCTTTCTTTCGGTTTATAAATTGGTTTTTTCTTACTAACTGGAACTGTAATCACTTACCTATGTAGTGTACTGCTCAATAAACAAGTTCGACACAAATAGAAAAAAAGAACATAGATACTCTCCCATAAAAAAGAGGAGCGTCAGCCCCTCCTTATCTATATTAATGATCAAACTTATTTAATTAAACGTAACGTATCGCGAGCAATCATAACCTCTTCATTTGTAGGCACAACCCATACTTGAATCTTAGAGTCATCTGTTGAGATTTTAATTTCTTGTCCACGTGTGTTATTTGCTTCCTCATTAATTTTAATTCCTAACACAGCTAAGCGACTCATTACTGCTTTACGTACTTCTATATCATTTTCACCAATACCTGCAGTAAATACAATCGCATCTGCTCCACCTAATTCAACATAATATGCAGCTATATAATCAACAACTCGCTTCACAAATAAGTCAAACGCTAACTCAGCACGTTCATTATCCTCACTCTTACCTTTATCAATATCACGCATATCTGAAGAAATACCTGATACACCTTCTAGACCTGATTCCTTATTCAACGCAGAAATTGCCTCATCAATGTTCATGTTTTCTTTTTCCATTACGAACGGTAAGATTGAAGGGTCAATATCACCAGTACGTGTACCCATTACCAGTCCAGCAAGTGGTGTGAACCCCATTGATGTATTAACCGATTTTCCACCGTCAACAGCAGCTAAAGAACCACCGTTTCCAATATGAACAGTAATAATCTTAGTATCCTCAAGTGACTTGTTAATTAACTGTGCAGTTCGTTCTGCAACATATTTATGTGATGTTCCATGGAATCCATAACGACGCACACCGTATTTTTCGTACCAGTCATAAGGAGATGCATACATATACGATTCTTTAGGCATCGTTTGGTGAAATGCTGTATCAAAAACCGCTACCTGTTCTACTTTTGGTAATACTTTTTCGAATGCACGAATTCCTGTTGCATTTGCAGGATTATGAAGTGGTGCTAAGTCTTTTAATTCTTCAATCGTTTTTAATACTTCATCTGTAATTTTTACAGAGTCTGAGAATTTTTCTCCACCATGTACAACTCGATGTCCGACACCGACGATATCTTCTAAACTCTTAACGATTTGTAAATCAACAAGAACTTCAAGTAACATTTGAACTGCTACCGCGTGATCCGGAATATGAACCGTTTCACTTCGTTCTTGATCCCTAAATTCTATATTAAATACTGCATCTTCAAATCCAATACGTTCTACTAATCCAGAAGCAATTACATCCTCTTCTGGCATATTTAATAGTTGAAATTTTAAAGATGAGCTTCCTGCATTTACAGCTAAAATTTTTGCCATTATATAAAACCTCCAATATTAATTTTGATAAGTGGTCTCTACTTCACTTTATCTTTTTCATTTATTACTCGTCATTTTAAAATAATATTGCTATTTATACTTCCTAATTTACCATGATTATTGTTTTTCATTTAAAAACCATTCATCAATATTGGCAATCGCCTTCTTTACACGATCGACTTCATTAAAACTAGGGAACTGCATAACTAATATTTCCTTAGAAATATTCACTTTATGATTCTGATCTCTCTTCTGTAGAATGAGTATACTTTTTCCAAGTTCCTTCGAACTAAACATTGTTTCAGGAAGACCAATTAATGCCTTCATATGGGTTTGACTTAATATCATTTCCCTTATAGTATCTGCACCTTCCCGTGAAAAAAAATCATTCGGAATTAAAAATATAAAATATCCGTCTGGTTTAACATACTTCAAGCTATTTTCCACAAATAAATAGGGTGCATAATTTAATCCTTTATCGAATAATAGTGACTGATCGACTGCTTCCTTAGTCATGTATACATTTGGCAGGTCAGAAATTAAAACATCGACAGGATCAACTAACATATTTTTTAAACCACTTTGATTATAAAATTGAACATCGTAATCGGTTAACTGGGCTAGCATAAGTGCTAACTCCATCTTTTTCATTGTAAAGTCGACCCCAGTAATCTTTCGCGCCTTCATATCCATTCCGTTTAATGTAGAAAATAATAAATTTCCTGTTCCTACGTTCGGATCAAGGACATCTACACAATCATCTTTACCAAAGAACTTATTTATGAAATAACTACATAAGATTCCAATTGAATCTGGTGTTACTTCACTTAATCGAGTATTAGCATGCTTAAATCCTTTTAGCATGGCTAATTGATACGCTTTTCTAATCTCTTCTTTATTAAACGCCTGAGATTTAACTCTCGAATAAATCTCCTCTAGATTTGAAATATCGTCAGCATCTAGTTTGTCATCATCGATTTCTGCACTCAGAATATTTTCACTTGTATCGACTAAACATTCTAAATATGGTTTTTTTGTCTTTTCATATATTACCATAGCTGATTCATCAAGCACATTAAAAAATTGTTCTACTTTTGTATTATCTACTTTTATCATTTAATCACCACATATATTTTTTTTCCCAATTTCCTATTTTACAACATTTTTTGCTAAATGTCATTATATAAGCCTTGATATGACTAGAAAATTGGTTAATACTCTCAATATGACCTATTTTGTTTGTATTATACAAAAATAGGCTCCACTTTCAAAATCAATTTCTAACTATACTATTAGAGCATTTTGTTTACGTACAAACAGTTGTATTTTGTCGATTATACGTGAATTATGTTAATAAAAGAGAATGAGTCACTCATTATTATATACACTACTTAACGTTAATTTTCTACAAAAAAAACTGTATCATAAGCTAGTTGCTTACAATACAGTTTTGTGTTACATTTCTTCCATTTTAAGTTCTTTGCTTGATTTTGTTTTGAAACGCTTATTATTGGTAAAGTTAAACTTCTCCATTAGTTCTGGTACAAAATCAATAAGTTTTTCATAAATATGTGTCTCATGTTCCAAATGTAGGA
The DNA window shown above is from Haloplasma contractile SSD-17B and carries:
- a CDS encoding acetate/propionate family kinase; this encodes MAKILAVNAGSSSLKFQLLNMPEEDVIASGLVERIGFEDAVFNIEFRDQERSETVHIPDHAVAVQMLLEVLVDLQIVKSLEDIVGVGHRVVHGGEKFSDSVKITDEVLKTIEELKDLAPLHNPANATGIRAFEKVLPKVEQVAVFDTAFHQTMPKESYMYASPYDWYEKYGVRRYGFHGTSHKYVAERTAQLINKSLEDTKIITVHIGNGGSLAAVDGGKSVNTSMGFTPLAGLVMGTRTGDIDPSILPFVMEKENMNIDEAISALNKESGLEGVSGISSDMRDIDKGKSEDNERAELAFDLFVKRVVDYIAAYYVELGGADAIVFTAGIGENDIEVRKAVMSRLAVLGIKINEEANNTRGQEIKISTDDSKIQVWVVPTNEEVMIARDTLRLIK
- a CDS encoding DegV family protein, with the protein product MNKVQIFSDSTCDLSKEVIAQYNIKIIPLYVSFGEDTYQDGIDINTKQLYKQVERSGCLPKTAAPSPGVISEYFKPYIEQEMDLVYIGISSKLSSTIQNALIAAKEFEEGRVHVVDSLNLSTGIGLLVLKAAKFASNGVSAINIANNIRNLVPNVKTAFVIDTLDYLHKGGRCSGVQHFVTSMLKIKPIIHVIDGQMSVGAKPRGKKKALSLLLNMIKNDENYLDPDFVMVTHSEAPEAAIILKDALSMNKGIDTVLETEAGCVISSHCGKGTIGILYITK
- a CDS encoding class I SAM-dependent methyltransferase, producing MIKVDNTKVEQFFNVLDESAMVIYEKTKKPYLECLVDTSENILSAEIDDDKLDADDISNLEEIYSRVKSQAFNKEEIRKAYQLAMLKGFKHANTRLSEVTPDSIGILCSYFINKFFGKDDCVDVLDPNVGTGNLLFSTLNGMDMKARKITGVDFTMKKMELALMLAQLTDYDVQFYNQSGLKNMLVDPVDVLISDLPNVYMTKEAVDQSLLFDKGLNYAPYLFVENSLKYVKPDGYFIFLIPNDFFSREGADTIREMILSQTHMKALIGLPETMFSSKELGKSILILQKRDQNHKVNISKEILVMQFPSFNEVDRVKKAIANIDEWFLNEKQ